A single window of Calderihabitans maritimus DNA harbors:
- the rpsI gene encoding 30S ribosomal protein S9, whose product MAQVCYYGTGRRKDAIARVYLVPGEGKITVNERPAEEYFARKTLEMIVREPLEVTDTLGRFNVIAKVKGGGVAGQAGAVRLGIARALLQADEGLRPVLKRHGLLTRDPRMKERRKYGLKKARKAPQFSKR is encoded by the coding sequence GTGGCACAGGTTTGTTATTACGGTACAGGTCGGCGGAAAGATGCAATAGCCCGGGTTTATCTGGTGCCCGGTGAAGGCAAGATAACGGTTAATGAACGTCCTGCCGAAGAATACTTTGCCAGAAAGACTCTAGAAATGATTGTACGAGAACCGCTTGAGGTTACGGATACTTTGGGAAGATTTAATGTGATCGCCAAAGTAAAAGGCGGCGGAGTTGCTGGGCAGGCAGGAGCAGTACGTCTGGGAATCGCCAGAGCATTGTTGCAGGCTGATGAGGGCTTGCGTCCGGTACTGAAACGGCATGGTCTCCTAACGCGAGATCCGCGGATGAAAGAAAGAAGAAAGTATGGCTTGAAGAAAGCTCGCAAAGCACCTCAATTTTCCAAGCGTTAA
- the amrS gene encoding AmmeMemoRadiSam system radical SAM enzyme, with the protein MREAEYYETLAEETVRCQLCPHRCTIRPGQTGICRVRENREGRLYSLNYGRCSSYALDPIEKKPLYHFYPGSYIFSIGTVGCNFHCEFCQNWGIAHGNPETLSVTPEQLVKIARERQRDENCVGIAYTYSEPLVWYEFVRDTAKLARQAGLKNVLVTNGFINRAPLQELLPYIDALNIDVKGFSNEFYRKVVHGAYKPVLETAEEAKARGCHVEITTLLVPGLNDDEEEIKGLVDWVATALGEEVPLHFSRYFPSYKMSLEPTPLETLRGARDLAREKLLYVYIGNAWELGENDTYCPNCGWKVIERSYYAVRIVGLNGRQCARCGKEINVII; encoded by the coding sequence ATGAGGGAAGCTGAATATTACGAAACATTAGCTGAGGAAACGGTCCGGTGCCAACTATGTCCTCACCGGTGTACCATTCGGCCAGGCCAAACCGGAATTTGCCGGGTTAGAGAAAATAGAGAGGGGAGACTTTATTCGCTTAATTACGGTCGGTGTTCCTCTTATGCTCTGGATCCTATTGAGAAAAAACCGCTTTATCACTTTTATCCCGGAAGTTACATTTTCTCTATAGGTACGGTAGGGTGTAATTTTCATTGTGAGTTTTGCCAGAATTGGGGAATCGCTCACGGGAATCCGGAGACCTTATCTGTAACACCGGAACAACTGGTTAAGATTGCCCGGGAAAGACAGCGAGATGAGAACTGCGTAGGTATAGCCTATACTTACTCGGAACCTCTAGTGTGGTACGAGTTTGTCAGGGATACGGCCAAACTGGCCCGGCAGGCAGGACTGAAGAATGTTTTGGTTACCAACGGCTTTATAAACCGGGCACCGTTGCAGGAACTGTTGCCTTATATTGATGCTTTGAACATTGATGTTAAAGGTTTTAGCAACGAATTTTACCGAAAGGTGGTACATGGTGCCTACAAGCCAGTCCTAGAAACGGCGGAAGAGGCTAAAGCGAGGGGCTGCCATGTGGAAATTACCACCCTTTTGGTTCCAGGACTGAATGATGATGAGGAGGAAATCAAAGGACTGGTAGATTGGGTGGCAACTGCTTTGGGGGAAGAGGTTCCTCTTCACTTTTCCCGTTACTTTCCCAGCTATAAAATGAGTTTAGAACCAACTCCCTTGGAAACTCTCCGAGGGGCCCGCGATTTGGCGCGGGAGAAGTTGCTCTATGTCTATATTGGAAACGCTTGGGAGTTGGGAGAAAATGATACCTACTGTCCAAATTGCGGGTGGAAAGTAATTGAGCGTTCTTATTATGCGGTTAGAATAGTCGGATTGAACGGTAGGCAGTGTGCCCGGTGCGGAAAAGAAATAAATGTAATAATTTAG
- a CDS encoding energy-coupling factor transporter transmembrane component T family protein → MLKDITIGQYIPGDSVVHRLDPRTKITAVVIFMTGLFLVNTVVGYASVGIFCAFVVLVSKLSPRYVMRGLRPLLLIIVITLGIHLFFTPGQPIFHWGPLTITLEGAKRGVFMSLRLVFLVLIASLLTLTTSPMSLTDGLERMLRPGQKIGIPAHEIAMMMTIALRFIPTLLEETEKIMKAQMARGADFESGNFLQRAKSLLPLLVPLFISAFRRADELAVAMEARCYRGGEHRTRMKELKLGRQDYIALAVMIGFAIYAWVSRSLTIMGW, encoded by the coding sequence ATGCTTAAGGATATCACTATAGGTCAATATATCCCAGGTGATTCGGTCGTACATCGATTGGACCCCCGTACCAAAATTACGGCCGTTGTTATTTTTATGACAGGCCTTTTTCTGGTTAATACTGTGGTTGGATATGCATCTGTAGGTATTTTTTGTGCCTTTGTGGTTTTAGTTTCTAAATTGTCCCCTCGTTACGTTATGCGAGGCTTACGCCCATTATTATTGATTATTGTCATCACTCTAGGAATACACTTGTTTTTTACCCCTGGGCAGCCAATTTTTCACTGGGGTCCTTTAACCATTACTTTAGAGGGAGCCAAACGAGGAGTTTTTATGTCTCTGCGGTTGGTTTTCCTGGTGTTAATCGCTTCCCTGCTCACTCTTACTACCAGCCCCATGAGCCTGACCGATGGTTTGGAAAGAATGCTTCGCCCTGGGCAAAAAATAGGGATCCCCGCTCACGAAATTGCCATGATGATGACTATTGCCTTGCGTTTCATTCCTACTTTACTGGAGGAAACCGAAAAGATTATGAAGGCTCAAATGGCCCGGGGAGCGGACTTTGAAAGCGGGAACTTTTTGCAGCGGGCTAAAAGTTTGCTGCCCCTGTTGGTGCCTCTGTTTATCAGTGCTTTTCGCCGGGCAGACGAGCTGGCAGTGGCTATGGAGGCACGATGCTATCGCGGTGGTGAACATCGAACCCGGATGAAGGAGCTAAAGTTAGGTAGGCAGGACTATATCGCCTTGGCGGTAATGATAGGGTTTGCAATTTACGCCTGGGTTAGCCGGAGCTTAACCATTATGGGCTGGTGA
- a CDS encoding methylated-DNA--[protein]-cysteine S-methyltransferase — MQAVFVNTRLGWIGVTASSRGIVALMLPQKKLETECPSKKSVERAALRAFPFMDRLLNDLIDYSDGKKVDFYYPIDWSGYTPFQRAVLEKVRQIPYGQVRSYRWVASQLGKPGAAQAVGQVLKRNRIPIILPCHRVIQRDGHLGGFSAGTALKQKLLELERARADRFMKRDNRGK; from the coding sequence GTGCAGGCGGTTTTTGTTAATACCCGGTTAGGTTGGATAGGGGTTACTGCTTCTTCTCGGGGAATAGTTGCTTTGATGCTTCCCCAAAAGAAGCTGGAAACTGAATGTCCCTCCAAGAAGTCGGTTGAACGCGCTGCTCTTCGAGCTTTTCCGTTTATGGATCGTCTCCTTAATGACCTGATTGATTACAGTGATGGCAAAAAGGTGGATTTTTATTATCCTATTGATTGGTCCGGCTATACCCCTTTTCAAAGGGCCGTACTGGAAAAAGTGCGTCAGATTCCTTACGGGCAGGTTCGGTCCTATCGTTGGGTAGCCAGCCAGTTGGGTAAACCTGGAGCAGCACAAGCAGTAGGTCAGGTTCTAAAACGGAACCGAATACCTATCATTTTACCCTGCCATCGGGTAATACAGCGAGACGGCCATTTAGGAGGATTTTCGGCAGGTACTGCTCTAAAGCAAAAACTGTTGGAACTGGAGAGGGCGCGGGCTGACAGGTTTATGAAAAGAGATAACCGGGGAAAATAA
- a CDS encoding energy-coupling factor transporter ATPase codes for MSINLRDVTYIYKVGTPFARVGIEQINLEIKKGEFIGLIGPTGSGKSTLIQHLNGLLKPTSGRIYIDGQDITANRVDLKKIRQKVGVVFQYPEHQLFEETVFADVAFGPRNMGLDEREIERRVRKALKMVGLDDEKLYNRSPFNLSGGQKRRVAIAGVLAMEPQFLILDEPTAGLDPRGRDEILEQIRKLHQELAITVVLVSHSMEDIARLTQRIIVMYRGRIVMQGTPRQIFRQSEQLRDYGLDVPLVTELMLKLKTKGYQVKEDIFTVEEAEKELVRLLRCKHHA; via the coding sequence ATGTCAATTAACTTAAGAGATGTTACTTATATATACAAGGTGGGTACGCCATTTGCGCGAGTAGGTATAGAACAAATAAATTTAGAGATAAAAAAAGGAGAATTTATTGGCCTAATAGGACCTACTGGTTCTGGTAAATCTACGCTCATACAGCATTTAAACGGCCTGCTTAAACCTACTTCCGGCAGAATTTATATCGACGGCCAGGACATTACCGCTAACAGGGTAGATCTTAAAAAGATTCGGCAGAAAGTGGGAGTGGTCTTTCAGTATCCAGAGCACCAACTGTTTGAGGAGACTGTTTTCGCTGATGTAGCTTTTGGACCCCGTAATATGGGATTGGATGAAAGAGAAATAGAAAGACGGGTCCGAAAAGCGCTGAAAATGGTTGGTTTAGACGATGAAAAGCTTTATAACCGCTCCCCTTTTAACCTTAGCGGGGGGCAGAAACGCCGGGTGGCCATTGCCGGGGTCTTGGCCATGGAGCCCCAGTTTCTTATATTGGATGAACCTACTGCAGGCCTGGACCCCAGAGGAAGGGATGAAATTCTGGAACAAATACGAAAACTACATCAGGAGCTTGCCATAACAGTTGTCCTGGTTAGTCACAGTATGGAAGACATTGCGCGACTGACCCAGCGCATTATAGTCATGTACCGTGGAAGAATTGTGATGCAGGGAACGCCACGTCAGATTTTTAGGCAGAGCGAGCAGTTACGGGATTACGGACTGGACGTACCGTTGGTAACCGAACTGATGCTCAAGCTGAAAACGAAGGGGTACCAGGTAAAAGAAGACATATTTACGGTAGAAGAAGCTGAAAAGGAATTGGTCCGCCTTCTGAGGTGTAAGCACCATGCTTAA
- a CDS encoding tetraprenyl-beta-curcumene synthase family protein, with translation MAASLKYLHFPSQLALVVRFVKKIFPLVETELSRWYKKASLSPDPVLAEQAHASIKSKRFHAQGGSIYALYPGVNHVNFTRFVVALQTISDYLDNLCDRLGYENEKAFSQLHRAMTDALNPSVPMADYYAYFPHRRDGGYLEELVRECRRQIASFPSYALVKEDILDLAELYSNLQTLKHLPLDVREDKMIQWTTPYLKKYTGISRWEFAAATGSTLGIFVLSAAASNPHLTSEQVARIKRAYFPWICGLHILLDYLIDLQEDRLEGDLNFVSYYRDNQQCKERLNTFLNNCFAHIVDLPHKNFHATVIIGLLAMYLSDPKASDPEVRPVAELLLKKGGKRAALFHRICCFLRQHGTI, from the coding sequence ATGGCAGCATCGTTAAAGTACCTGCACTTTCCGTCTCAGTTAGCCCTTGTTGTCAGATTCGTAAAGAAAATATTCCCCTTGGTCGAAACGGAACTCAGTCGATGGTACAAGAAAGCCTCTTTATCTCCTGACCCGGTTCTAGCGGAGCAGGCTCACGCAAGTATAAAATCTAAAAGGTTTCATGCTCAAGGAGGAAGCATTTATGCCCTATATCCGGGCGTAAATCACGTAAATTTTACCCGGTTTGTGGTAGCCCTTCAAACTATCAGCGATTATTTAGATAACTTGTGTGACCGGCTAGGTTATGAAAACGAGAAAGCATTTAGTCAACTTCACCGGGCCATGACTGATGCTTTAAATCCTTCCGTACCGATGGCCGATTACTACGCCTACTTTCCGCACCGGAGGGATGGCGGCTACCTGGAAGAGCTAGTCAGGGAATGTCGGCGGCAAATAGCCTCTTTCCCTTCCTACGCGTTAGTTAAAGAGGATATTTTAGATTTGGCAGAACTTTATTCTAACTTACAAACCCTTAAACATTTACCATTGGATGTCCGTGAAGATAAGATGATCCAATGGACCACGCCTTATCTAAAAAAGTATACCGGGATTAGCCGCTGGGAGTTTGCTGCAGCTACGGGTTCCACCTTAGGCATTTTTGTTCTTAGCGCGGCCGCTTCCAATCCGCACTTAACCTCAGAACAAGTAGCTCGAATCAAAAGAGCCTATTTCCCGTGGATCTGCGGTTTACATATTTTATTAGATTACTTGATTGACCTCCAAGAAGACCGTTTAGAAGGAGACTTGAATTTTGTATCCTATTACCGCGATAACCAGCAGTGTAAGGAACGCTTGAATACATTTCTAAATAACTGCTTTGCTCACATCGTAGATTTACCCCATAAGAACTTTCACGCTACAGTTATTATAGGTCTTCTTGCCATGTATCTTTCCGATCCCAAAGCCAGCGATCCCGAAGTTCGCCCCGTAGCCGAACTTCTATTAAAAAAGGGCGGGAAGAGAGCCGCCCTTTTTCACAGAATATGCTGTTTTCTGCGGCAGCATGGCACAATTTAG
- the cwlD gene encoding N-acetylmuramoyl-L-alanine amidase CwlD has product MAISRIYVVKVRWKNLLVLVLLAAFIFIGYTYLAEKIANQAVEAVSWAVANKVIVVDPGHGGVDGGAVGPGGTLEKDINLAIAKKLSLILSQAGAAVVMTRETDTDLSTPGKSLRERKREDLNNRINLAQKRNADLYICIQANSFGRIWTGAQTFYYYKSTEGKKLARAIQSELRRILRNTNRRAQGLDTYILRNLDIPTVVVEVGFISNPQEEKLLNDPTYQSKLSWAIYAGIVKYYASNATER; this is encoded by the coding sequence GTGGCCATTTCCCGCATTTATGTGGTCAAGGTTCGTTGGAAGAATTTATTAGTCCTGGTGTTGTTAGCGGCCTTTATATTTATAGGCTATACATACCTGGCTGAAAAGATAGCCAATCAAGCAGTGGAAGCTGTTTCATGGGCGGTTGCCAACAAAGTGATAGTAGTAGACCCGGGACATGGCGGGGTAGACGGCGGAGCTGTAGGGCCGGGAGGCACTTTGGAGAAGGATATAAATCTGGCTATAGCTAAGAAACTCAGTTTGATTTTAAGTCAGGCCGGGGCGGCAGTGGTAATGACGCGGGAGACAGACACTGACCTGAGTACACCCGGTAAAAGCTTGAGGGAACGAAAAAGAGAGGACTTGAATAATAGAATCAATCTTGCCCAAAAGCGAAACGCCGACCTTTATATCTGCATTCAGGCGAACAGTTTTGGGCGTATTTGGACGGGAGCGCAAACTTTTTATTATTATAAATCGACAGAAGGGAAAAAACTGGCCAGAGCCATCCAAAGCGAACTGCGTAGAATTTTACGCAATACAAACCGGCGGGCTCAAGGATTGGATACCTACATCCTCCGCAATTTAGATATTCCTACTGTGGTAGTGGAAGTAGGTTTTATCTCCAACCCCCAAGAGGAAAAACTTCTTAACGATCCCACCTATCAATCTAAATTGTCTTGGGCTATATATGCGGGCATTGTCAAGTATTATGCTTCCAACGCAACGGAAAGATGA
- the amrA gene encoding AmmeMemoRadiSam system protein A — protein MGRLVYSCIAPHPPLMVPEVGGRSTEKVQNTIRAMRKVAQRLVDADPQAVVFFTPHGPMFQDAISILTAAKLEGDLGEFGAPQVRFNCTNDLELVDCIIRLSRQRGIPIVSLDDRSARQYQADVRLDHGILVPLYYLKEAGLTVPIVAITMGLLPREDLFAFGVALQEGIKEAGKRVALVASGDLSHRLLPGAPAGYNPKGTEFDEYIKEALEKFDVKAIVQVPENLAESAGECGLRTIIMLLGALDGFQVSSRVYSYEGPYGVGYLVAELIPEQRQGSKKLVERLYEERKNYIAEIRKKESPLVRLARESLENYIRHGRIIEPPTDLSEEMRERAGVFVSIKKHGMLRGCIGTIVPTRENVAEEVIHNAIKAGVEDPRFSPVTLEELPELVYSVDVLKPPEPVSGMEELDPQRYGVIVRSGSKSGLLLPNLEGIDTVEEQVEIAKRKAGIFPGEKFEMERFEVIRHT, from the coding sequence ATGGGCCGTTTGGTTTATTCATGTATTGCTCCACACCCCCCATTGATGGTACCTGAAGTGGGGGGCCGCAGTACGGAGAAGGTACAAAATACTATCAGGGCCATGAGAAAGGTTGCTCAACGTCTGGTAGATGCTGATCCTCAAGCGGTAGTATTTTTTACTCCTCACGGACCAATGTTTCAAGATGCCATCAGTATTCTTACCGCTGCGAAACTGGAGGGAGATTTGGGAGAATTCGGTGCACCTCAGGTTCGTTTTAATTGCACCAACGATTTAGAATTGGTAGACTGTATTATCCGGTTGTCCCGGCAGCGAGGTATTCCCATTGTTTCTCTGGATGACAGATCAGCCCGCCAATATCAGGCTGACGTTCGTCTCGATCACGGAATCTTAGTTCCCTTGTATTACCTAAAGGAAGCCGGATTAACGGTTCCCATCGTAGCTATAACCATGGGGCTTCTTCCCCGGGAAGATCTTTTTGCCTTTGGAGTTGCGCTTCAGGAAGGCATAAAGGAAGCAGGGAAGAGAGTAGCTCTAGTGGCAAGCGGAGATCTTTCCCACCGTCTGCTTCCCGGAGCTCCAGCCGGATATAACCCTAAGGGAACGGAATTTGATGAATATATAAAGGAAGCGTTAGAAAAGTTTGATGTTAAAGCCATCGTACAGGTTCCCGAGAATTTGGCGGAGAGTGCCGGGGAATGTGGTCTACGCACCATAATCATGCTCCTGGGAGCCCTCGATGGCTTTCAGGTATCCAGCCGGGTTTACTCTTATGAAGGCCCTTATGGAGTAGGCTATTTGGTAGCGGAACTAATTCCTGAACAACGGCAAGGCAGTAAAAAACTTGTAGAACGCCTGTATGAGGAAAGGAAAAACTACATAGCTGAAATTCGAAAAAAAGAGAGCCCTCTGGTTCGCCTGGCCCGGGAAAGTTTGGAGAATTACATAAGACACGGCCGGATAATCGAACCGCCGACAGATCTGTCAGAGGAAATGAGGGAAAGAGCGGGTGTCTTTGTTTCCATTAAAAAACATGGTATGCTGCGGGGATGTATTGGTACTATAGTACCTACGCGGGAGAATGTAGCTGAAGAAGTGATACACAATGCCATTAAGGCCGGAGTAGAGGATCCCCGTTTCAGTCCCGTAACGCTCGAAGAGTTGCCGGAACTGGTTTACTCCGTTGATGTGCTTAAACCACCTGAGCCGGTGTCAGGGATGGAAGAACTAGATCCTCAACGTTACGGAGTAATCGTGCGCAGCGGATCCAAATCGGGACTTCTGCTTCCTAATTTGGAAGGAATAGATACAGTAGAGGAACAGGTGGAGATCGCTAAACGCAAGGCGGGTATTTTTCCGGGAGAAAAATTTGAGATGGAACGTTTTGAAGTGATCCGCCATACTTAG
- the rplM gene encoding 50S ribosomal protein L13 → MSTYMAKPNEVEKKWYIIDAEGKTLGRLASEVAKLLRGKHKPTFTPHVDVGDHVIVINAEKIKLTGKKLQQKLYIRHSRYPGGLKVMNYETLLKKKPEKAIEKAVWGMIPHNRLGRKLMKKLRVYRGPEHPHQAQKPQVWEFKE, encoded by the coding sequence GTGTCTACTTATATGGCAAAACCTAATGAAGTAGAAAAAAAGTGGTATATAATAGACGCGGAAGGTAAAACTCTCGGACGGTTGGCCTCCGAAGTAGCTAAATTACTGCGAGGCAAGCATAAGCCAACCTTTACGCCTCATGTGGACGTAGGAGATCATGTGATAGTTATCAATGCCGAAAAGATTAAGTTGACCGGGAAGAAGTTGCAGCAGAAACTTTATATTCGGCATAGCCGTTATCCCGGTGGGTTAAAAGTAATGAACTACGAAACTCTACTCAAGAAAAAGCCAGAAAAGGCGATAGAAAAAGCGGTATGGGGGATGATACCCCATAACCGATTGGGTCGGAAGCTTATGAAAAAACTGCGGGTGTACCGCGGACCGGAACATCCGCATCAAGCGCAAAAGCCTCAGGTATGGGAATTTAAGGAATAA
- a CDS encoding polyprenyl synthetase family protein, whose translation MKESGLKTSPNLTFADLARLLPELYQVEENLHQAVASAEGPVAEMCSRVLRSGGKRLRPMLVLAAGKCFGPVSPGMIKVAVAVELIHMASLIHDDVIDVSSTRRGRPTLNACWGNRVSILTGDFLFAKAFRLLVENQLFDVLRLVTRTVEDMCEGEVEQVIGEFDINQTEENYFSRIRKKTANLIAMCCQAGALIAEKDQEKVEALYEYGLNLGCAFQIIDDILDFIGKPEQLGKPAGLDLAQGNLTLPVLALLRDPFHRSWLQKELLQDKMDGELRQRIVEAVISSGALAYARAVASYYQKKAKQALAVLPVSQYRNLLMNLAELVLVRSN comes from the coding sequence GTGAAGGAATCCGGATTAAAAACGAGCCCCAACCTGACCTTTGCGGATTTAGCAAGGCTATTGCCTGAACTGTACCAGGTAGAAGAAAATTTACATCAGGCGGTTGCATCGGCAGAGGGTCCTGTTGCGGAAATGTGTTCAAGAGTGCTTAGGTCGGGTGGGAAAAGACTGCGTCCAATGCTGGTACTGGCCGCCGGCAAATGTTTTGGCCCTGTCAGTCCTGGAATGATAAAAGTTGCGGTGGCTGTAGAGCTGATACATATGGCTTCTTTAATCCATGATGATGTAATAGACGTTTCTTCCACACGTCGGGGCAGGCCTACGTTAAACGCTTGTTGGGGAAACAGGGTGTCAATTTTAACGGGAGACTTCCTCTTCGCCAAAGCTTTTCGCCTTTTGGTAGAGAATCAACTTTTTGATGTTCTGCGGCTGGTGACACGAACGGTGGAGGATATGTGCGAAGGAGAGGTGGAGCAGGTAATCGGCGAATTTGATATAAATCAAACAGAGGAAAATTATTTTAGCCGTATTAGAAAAAAGACGGCAAATTTGATTGCTATGTGCTGCCAGGCAGGAGCCTTGATAGCTGAAAAAGATCAAGAAAAAGTTGAAGCCTTGTATGAGTATGGCCTGAATCTAGGTTGCGCTTTTCAAATTATTGATGATATTTTAGATTTTATCGGCAAACCGGAACAGCTCGGCAAACCTGCCGGTTTGGATTTGGCACAAGGCAACCTTACTTTACCCGTGCTGGCGTTGCTCAGGGATCCTTTTCACCGGTCGTGGTTGCAAAAGGAATTACTTCAGGACAAGATGGATGGAGAGTTGCGGCAGCGGATAGTGGAGGCGGTGATCAGTTCCGGAGCTCTTGCTTATGCTCGTGCGGTTGCTTCTTATTATCAAAAGAAGGCCAAGCAGGCACTGGCGGTACTGCCTGTTTCGCAGTACCGCAACCTTTTAATGAACCTGGCAGAATTGGTTTTGGTGCGAAGTAATTAA
- a CDS encoding aminopeptidase, translated as MDQLRKAAEITLRDCMGVREGEKVLIVIDEVTRSIGLKLFERAKELRTEAMLVEMVSRKTHGEEPPVAVAEAMKRVQVVVAATSKSLSHTQARQEANRAGARIASMPGITPDIMARTLNADYREIERASLKFASYLTQASTARITTAAGTDLVIGLEGREGKPDTGIYHEPGSFGNLPAGEAYIAPVEGTARGKLVVDGSMAGIGRLSQPLEMRVEEGKVVEVKGGPEAELLRQMLEMHGEPAYNIAELGLGLNGRAILSGVVLEDEKVLGTVHVALGDNSTIGGRVQVPSHLDGVILKPTVELDGEIILREGKFVL; from the coding sequence TTGGATCAGTTGCGGAAAGCGGCAGAGATTACTTTACGCGATTGTATGGGAGTAAGGGAAGGAGAAAAGGTGCTCATAGTCATCGATGAAGTTACACGCTCCATAGGTTTGAAGCTGTTTGAAAGAGCAAAGGAATTACGGACGGAGGCAATGCTTGTAGAAATGGTATCCAGAAAGACTCACGGGGAGGAACCACCGGTCGCGGTGGCTGAGGCGATGAAAAGAGTTCAGGTAGTGGTTGCCGCTACTTCCAAGTCCCTTTCTCATACCCAAGCCCGGCAGGAAGCCAACCGGGCGGGGGCTAGAATTGCAAGTATGCCTGGAATTACCCCCGATATAATGGCCCGCACCTTGAATGCTGACTACCGGGAAATAGAAAGGGCCAGTCTCAAATTTGCTTCTTATCTAACCCAGGCCAGTACAGCTCGCATAACTACGGCTGCCGGAACAGATTTGGTTATCGGCTTGGAGGGGCGAGAAGGGAAACCGGATACGGGAATTTATCATGAGCCGGGTTCGTTTGGAAATCTTCCGGCAGGAGAAGCCTATATTGCTCCTGTGGAAGGAACTGCCCGGGGTAAATTGGTGGTGGATGGTTCTATGGCCGGTATAGGGAGATTGAGCCAGCCATTGGAAATGCGGGTAGAAGAAGGAAAAGTTGTGGAAGTAAAAGGAGGGCCAGAAGCTGAACTTTTGCGTCAAATGCTAGAGATGCACGGGGAGCCTGCTTACAACATTGCGGAACTTGGTTTGGGATTGAACGGACGGGCTATACTCAGCGGGGTAGTATTGGAAGATGAAAAAGTACTGGGTACCGTCCACGTTGCTTTGGGTGATAATAGTACTATCGGAGGACGAGTCCAAGTACCCAGCCATTTAGACGGTGTAATTTTGAAACCTACCGTGGAATTAGACGGGGAAATTATTCTCCGGGAAGGAAAATTTGTTTTGTAA
- the truA gene encoding tRNA pseudouridine(38-40) synthase TruA: protein MKCLKMILQYDGTNYNGWQIQTGQAKSRTIQGTIQEALYKLTGEKIKVTAAGRTDAGVHARGQVINFKTESTIPVSRFPKALNSCLPPDIVAVAAEQVDEQFHARYSAKRKLYRYTIDVSPYPDVFRRRYAYHVPYSLKLSRMEEAASYIEGNHDFRSFCAAGSSAKNFVRTVEMCRVSKRDNIIEIDVMANGFLYHMARIIVGTLLEVGKGKIKPEDVKRIIAAKNRDAAGPTAPSHGLCLEKVEY from the coding sequence ATGAAGTGCCTCAAGATGATTCTTCAATACGATGGCACTAATTATAACGGATGGCAGATCCAAACCGGGCAGGCCAAAAGCAGGACGATTCAAGGGACTATACAAGAGGCTTTGTACAAGCTTACGGGAGAAAAGATTAAAGTAACAGCTGCCGGTCGCACTGATGCCGGAGTTCATGCTAGGGGGCAGGTAATCAATTTTAAAACTGAAAGTACCATACCGGTATCCAGGTTTCCCAAGGCACTAAACAGTTGTCTACCTCCTGATATAGTAGCGGTGGCTGCCGAACAGGTAGATGAACAGTTTCATGCCCGCTATTCGGCAAAAAGAAAGTTGTATCGTTATACTATAGATGTTTCTCCTTATCCAGATGTTTTTCGGCGGAGATATGCTTATCATGTGCCTTATTCCCTGAAGCTTTCTCGCATGGAAGAGGCAGCCAGTTATATCGAAGGAAACCATGATTTTCGTTCCTTTTGTGCCGCTGGAAGTTCGGCGAAAAATTTTGTCCGCACCGTAGAGATGTGTCGGGTTTCCAAAAGAGATAACATTATTGAGATTGACGTAATGGCTAACGGGTTTCTCTACCATATGGCCCGCATCATCGTTGGGACGTTATTAGAAGTGGGAAAAGGGAAAATTAAACCGGAAGATGTCAAGAGAATCATTGCGGCCAAAAACCGGGATGCAGCGGGGCCAACAGCCCCTTCCCACGGTTTATGTTTAGAAAAAGTTGAATATTAA
- a CDS encoding YbaB/EbfC family nucleoid-associated protein, whose translation MPDLNELFKQAQKLKNEISRVREELKVKTVEASVANGKITIVANGHQEVQKVKLDPSVRQIKLSDLEEQMLSAINQVMQKSREMAKREMAKITGGIDLTNVPGLF comes from the coding sequence ATGCCCGACCTTAACGAACTTTTTAAACAGGCCCAAAAACTCAAAAACGAAATCAGTAGAGTACGAGAGGAATTAAAGGTGAAGACAGTAGAGGCCAGTGTTGCCAACGGGAAAATAACAATCGTTGCCAACGGCCACCAGGAAGTTCAAAAAGTTAAACTTGACCCTTCCGTGCGTCAGATAAAACTATCAGATCTGGAAGAACAGATGTTATCGGCCATCAACCAGGTCATGCAAAAATCCCGAGAAATGGCCAAGCGGGAAATGGCTAAAATTACCGGGGGAATAGATTTAACCAATGTTCCCGGCCTGTTCTAG